A single region of the bacterium genome encodes:
- a CDS encoding CBS domain-containing protein, protein MHVTSIPFSRLLGRRVQDADGFVLGRLADLAAEVHPTRPRIVGLLLDADRPRVALIPWSAVRTLEPTITLATARAALSPRPLQPDEIPLREALLDKQVVDTHGLRIVKVNDLFLSPGDGELHLTGVDVGLSGLLRRLGAEGAVRSMLRRLGRPLADHVLPWTVVAALGGPVTPLKLRISRERLEAIHPADLAELLTEMDREERMEVMSALSQEDAAEVLEEAEPEVQANILRSLPAERASDILEEMEPDEAADALAELPAETASDLIVRMEPEAGAEVTRLLAYPPTSSGGRMTPNFIAIPDSFSAGQAIAHLREMAPDAESIYYMYVVDAAGKLAGVLSLRGLLIADPQTPVIEIVSPEVIAVRSDESDEAAAALLIKYDLLAVPVLDAEDRLLGTVLVDDVMDLLAERLGGRMPRRLERLRRLRRR, encoded by the coding sequence TTGCATGTCACATCCATACCCTTCAGCCGGTTGCTGGGCAGGCGGGTGCAGGATGCCGACGGCTTCGTGCTGGGGCGTCTGGCAGACCTGGCCGCGGAGGTCCATCCGACACGTCCGCGCATCGTCGGCCTACTGCTTGACGCAGATCGTCCTCGCGTCGCGCTGATTCCCTGGAGCGCGGTCCGCACACTGGAACCCACGATCACGCTCGCCACCGCACGGGCCGCCCTCAGCCCGCGCCCCCTGCAGCCCGACGAGATTCCCCTGAGGGAAGCCCTGCTGGACAAGCAGGTGGTGGACACCCACGGCCTGCGGATCGTGAAGGTCAACGACCTGTTTCTCTCCCCAGGCGACGGCGAGCTTCACCTGACCGGCGTGGACGTAGGGCTGAGCGGTCTTCTACGCCGCCTGGGCGCAGAGGGCGCAGTACGGTCCATGCTGCGTAGACTTGGACGCCCGCTCGCCGACCACGTCTTGCCGTGGACCGTCGTGGCCGCGCTGGGCGGACCGGTCACACCCCTGAAGCTGCGCATCTCTAGGGAGCGGTTGGAGGCAATCCACCCGGCCGATCTGGCAGAGCTGCTGACCGAGATGGATCGGGAAGAGCGCATGGAGGTCATGTCGGCCCTGAGCCAGGAGGATGCGGCCGAGGTGCTGGAGGAGGCCGAGCCCGAGGTACAGGCCAACATCCTGCGGTCGCTGCCGGCGGAGCGGGCTTCGGATATCCTGGAGGAGATGGAGCCCGACGAGGCCGCGGACGCGCTGGCGGAGCTTCCCGCGGAGACCGCCTCAGACCTGATAGTCCGTATGGAGCCCGAAGCCGGCGCCGAGGTCACCCGGCTGCTCGCCTACCCGCCGACATCGTCTGGTGGGCGCATGACGCCCAACTTCATCGCCATACCGGACTCCTTCTCCGCGGGCCAGGCGATTGCTCACCTCCGCGAGATGGCCCCTGACGCCGAGTCGATCTACTACATGTACGTGGTTGACGCCGCCGGAAAGCTGGCGGGTGTTCTCTCGCTGAGGGGGCTGCTCATCGCTGACCCGCAGACCCCTGTGATCGAGATCGTCTCTCCCGAGGTGATAGCGGTGCGCTCGGACGAGAGCGATGAGGCGGCCGCGGCGTTGCTGATAAAGTACGATCTCCTGGCCGTACCGGTGCTGGACGCCGAGGACCGCCTCCTAGGCACCGTTCTGGTGGACGACGTCATGGATCTCCTGGCCGAGCGCCTGGGCGGGCGAATGCCGCGACGCTTGGAACGTCTCCGCAGACTGCGGCGGAGGTAG
- the glyS gene encoding glycine--tRNA ligase subunit beta: MSRRSAVARSSSDRLLLEIGTEELPPAAVRPALEQLQRDATTALADARLDAERVHTTGTLRRLVLIADGLGTLQRDLVAQVRGPAARVAYDAAGQPTHAALGFARSQGVPVESLRVLEVQGGRYVVAEVREAGRQATDVLGELLPRLVAGLSFPKTMRWAAHGFRFGRPIRWVVALLDGRVIPLEIAGIRAGRRTAGHRFLTPGPLTVREAAAYEDTARQAYVVLSQEERRARIAGGATALAGAMGGRPVLDPALLDELVWSTEHPTPVLGTFDPALVAALPPVVVLVTLQHHQKCFGIVDGSGALMPAFVTVRDGGSSHLDTVRTGHEWVVRARLQDARFFLEEDRRGGFEQWNEALVRIAHITGLGTMADHVARVRRLAGWLAGAAGISEQDRHTLDRAAELCKADLTTSLVREFPELQGTIGGIYAKERGETAGVAAAVLEHYGPRGAGADLPRSIPGALLSVADRAVLLAGAVLAGLEPSGSQDPHGLRRAAAGVTAVLREGGLTISLRQLFDQAALMFNAPDEARAQAVETCLRIVRQRLQGMLVDDGIAYDTINAVAAVGADDVPDLVARARSLHEFRSLPAMSLLATGYLRVHRILIQAGTGVPREFREELLAEPAEIELHRAWCRAHPRLTEAADSRHYSLALEEIAAMADSIDGFFDKVLVNAPDPVLRENRLALLEMVSGSFKRIADFSVLVI, from the coding sequence GTGAGTAGGCGATCCGCCGTAGCGCGGTCTTCCTCAGATCGGCTGCTCCTGGAGATCGGGACCGAGGAGCTTCCACCGGCAGCGGTGCGCCCTGCGCTGGAGCAGTTGCAGCGCGACGCGACGACCGCGCTGGCGGACGCGCGGCTGGACGCCGAACGTGTGCATACCACCGGCACGCTGCGCCGACTCGTGCTGATTGCAGACGGACTAGGTACCTTGCAGCGCGACTTGGTCGCCCAGGTGCGCGGTCCCGCGGCCAGGGTCGCCTACGATGCGGCGGGGCAGCCCACGCATGCGGCACTGGGATTTGCACGGTCCCAGGGAGTTCCGGTGGAGTCCTTACGGGTGCTAGAGGTCCAAGGCGGCCGGTACGTGGTTGCCGAGGTGCGGGAGGCGGGGCGCCAGGCAACGGATGTTCTCGGCGAGCTGTTGCCGCGCCTGGTGGCGGGCCTCTCGTTCCCCAAGACGATGCGGTGGGCGGCGCACGGTTTCCGCTTCGGCCGCCCCATTAGGTGGGTTGTTGCCCTGCTGGATGGACGGGTTATCCCGCTGGAGATCGCCGGCATCCGGGCAGGGCGGCGCACCGCCGGGCACCGTTTCCTGACACCTGGCCCACTCACCGTCCGGGAGGCGGCTGCCTACGAAGACACCGCGAGGCAGGCGTACGTTGTGCTGTCCCAGGAGGAGCGGCGCGCCCGCATAGCCGGCGGCGCCACCGCGCTGGCCGGCGCCATGGGCGGCCGGCCGGTGCTTGACCCGGCGCTCCTCGATGAGCTGGTGTGGTCCACCGAGCACCCCACCCCGGTGCTTGGGACGTTTGATCCGGCACTTGTCGCGGCGCTGCCGCCCGTCGTGGTCCTGGTGACGCTGCAGCACCATCAGAAGTGTTTCGGCATCGTGGATGGCTCGGGCGCCCTGATGCCCGCGTTCGTCACGGTTCGGGACGGTGGGAGTTCCCACCTGGACACGGTGCGCACCGGCCACGAGTGGGTGGTGCGGGCCCGGCTCCAGGACGCACGGTTCTTTCTGGAGGAAGACCGCCGGGGTGGCTTCGAGCAATGGAACGAGGCACTGGTCCGCATCGCCCACATCACGGGGCTGGGGACGATGGCCGACCATGTGGCGCGGGTGCGCCGCCTGGCCGGATGGCTGGCCGGTGCCGCCGGCATCTCGGAGCAGGACCGCCACACGTTGGATCGGGCCGCGGAGCTGTGCAAGGCCGATCTGACAACGTCCCTTGTGAGGGAGTTTCCGGAGCTACAGGGTACGATCGGAGGCATCTACGCGAAGGAGAGAGGCGAGACCGCAGGAGTCGCAGCTGCCGTTCTGGAGCACTACGGCCCCAGGGGCGCCGGCGCGGACCTGCCGCGCAGCATACCAGGGGCGCTGCTGTCGGTGGCCGACCGCGCAGTGCTGCTGGCCGGCGCCGTACTGGCCGGACTTGAACCCAGCGGATCCCAGGATCCCCACGGCCTCCGTCGGGCCGCGGCCGGGGTTACGGCCGTCCTCCGGGAAGGGGGCCTGACGATCTCCCTTCGACAGTTGTTCGACCAGGCCGCCCTGATGTTCAACGCGCCGGATGAGGCCCGCGCCCAAGCCGTGGAAACCTGCCTAAGAATCGTGCGACAGCGGCTCCAGGGCATGCTGGTCGACGATGGCATCGCCTACGATACGATCAACGCGGTGGCCGCGGTGGGTGCCGATGACGTTCCCGATCTCGTCGCCCGCGCGCGCTCTCTGCACGAGTTCCGCTCGCTACCCGCGATGTCGCTTCTTGCGACGGGCTACCTGAGGGTTCACCGCATCCTGATTCAAGCGGGCACGGGGGTTCCGAGGGAGTTCCGGGAGGAGCTGCTCGCGGAGCCGGCGGAGATCGAGCTCCACCGTGCGTGGTGCCGGGCCCATCCCAGGTTGACGGAGGCCGCGGACTCCAGGCACTACTCGCTGGCCCTGGAGGAGATCGCGGCCATGGCAGACTCAATAGACGGTTTCTTCGACAAGGTGCTCGTGAACGCGCCCGATCCGGTGCTCCGCGAGAACCGCCTGGCCCTGTTGGAAATGGTGTCCGGCAGTTTCAAGAGGATCGCCGACTTCAGTGTGCTCGTGATCTAG
- a CDS encoding divalent metal cation transporter, which produces MPWLRRRWMGLALFLTVAGPGIITAAVDNDANGIATYSTAGAHFGYALLWSLPVALIALIVIQEMVARMGAVTGMGLADLIREQFGIRAAAAIMGALLLANVANTIGNFAGVAGSLEIFRLPRMVGVPIVTVAVAVLVLRGGYRLVERIFLGASAMYVLYVVSAVLARPDWGTALRSAVVPTWRPGPEYVFLLVALIGTTIAPWMQFYHQSSVVDKGLTADDLRLERVDVTLGALITALVAGSIIVATAATLFPHGIQVERAEDAARALAPLAGEYASLLFALGLLNAAIFSVAIIPLSTAYAVCEAFGWEAGLDRSFSQAPIFYGLFLAVLAGSALVVLWPGLPLVPVMVASQALNGILLPAVLVIILRLVNDRRLMGSRVNSRGANLIAGTTTVLLVLLTVMLLVKSF; this is translated from the coding sequence TTGCCCTGGCTCAGACGCCGCTGGATGGGCCTCGCGCTGTTCCTCACGGTGGCGGGCCCCGGGATAATCACCGCGGCCGTGGACAACGATGCCAACGGCATCGCCACGTACTCGACCGCCGGCGCCCATTTTGGCTACGCCCTGCTCTGGTCCCTTCCGGTCGCCTTGATCGCCCTGATCGTCATCCAGGAGATGGTGGCGCGCATGGGCGCGGTGACCGGCATGGGACTGGCCGACCTCATACGCGAGCAGTTCGGGATCCGGGCGGCCGCCGCGATCATGGGCGCGCTGTTGCTGGCCAACGTGGCCAATACGATCGGGAACTTCGCGGGCGTGGCCGGTAGCCTGGAGATCTTCCGGCTGCCGCGCATGGTGGGCGTTCCGATCGTGACGGTGGCAGTGGCCGTTCTGGTGTTGCGCGGGGGCTACCGGCTGGTTGAACGCATCTTCCTGGGCGCGTCCGCTATGTACGTGCTGTATGTCGTCTCAGCCGTGCTGGCCCGTCCGGATTGGGGCACGGCATTGCGCTCCGCGGTGGTGCCCACCTGGCGGCCCGGGCCCGAATACGTGTTCCTGCTGGTCGCGTTGATAGGTACGACCATAGCGCCGTGGATGCAGTTCTACCACCAGTCATCGGTGGTGGACAAGGGTTTGACCGCGGACGACCTTCGTCTGGAGCGCGTGGACGTGACGCTGGGAGCGCTCATCACCGCGCTGGTCGCGGGCTCGATCATCGTCGCCACCGCTGCCACGCTCTTCCCTCATGGCATCCAGGTGGAGCGGGCCGAGGACGCGGCGCGTGCCCTGGCCCCGCTGGCCGGGGAGTATGCTTCCCTCCTGTTTGCCTTGGGTCTGCTCAACGCCGCCATTTTCTCGGTTGCGATCATCCCCTTGTCCACCGCCTACGCGGTGTGCGAGGCCTTCGGTTGGGAGGCCGGTCTGGACCGTTCCTTTTCGCAGGCGCCCATATTCTACGGCCTGTTTCTCGCGGTGCTGGCCGGCAGCGCGCTCGTCGTCCTGTGGCCGGGGCTGCCCCTCGTTCCGGTAATGGTTGCGTCGCAGGCGCTCAACGGCATCCTCTTGCCGGCGGTGCTCGTGATCATCCTGCGCCTTGTCAACGACCGGCGCCTCATGGGGAGCCGGGTGAACAGCCGTGGCGCCAACCTCATAGCCGGTACGACAACGGTGCTGCTCGTCCTACTGACCGTGATGCTACTTGTGAAGAGCTTCTAA
- a CDS encoding glycine--tRNA ligase subunit alpha translates to MAKRTQALNFQEMTLALDRFWAREGCVLEEAYDVEVGAGTLHPATFLRTLGPQPWRVAYVQPSRRPVDGRYGENPNRLYKHYQYQVILKPAPDRVQALYLASLERLGLRLDHHDVRFLEDDWEAPTLGAWGVGWQVFLDGQEITQFTYFQQMGGLDLDLISVELTYGLERLAMFLQRKASVFDLTWAPGVTYGSLRREEERQHSAYGFEHGDATMLRALFEAHEADARRLLDIPLVLPAYDAVLKCSHLFNLLDARGAVGVAQRVELMSRTRALARACASVYLRQITAADTKEPNGE, encoded by the coding sequence ATGGCAAAGCGCACGCAGGCACTCAACTTCCAGGAGATGACCCTCGCTCTGGACCGGTTCTGGGCGCGGGAGGGCTGCGTGTTGGAGGAAGCGTACGACGTCGAGGTGGGCGCCGGCACGCTACATCCGGCCACGTTCCTCCGCACCCTGGGGCCCCAGCCCTGGCGCGTGGCGTATGTTCAGCCCAGCCGGCGACCTGTGGACGGACGCTACGGCGAGAACCCCAACCGGTTGTACAAGCACTACCAGTACCAGGTGATTCTCAAGCCCGCGCCCGATCGGGTGCAGGCGCTCTACCTGGCCAGCCTGGAGCGGCTGGGCCTGCGGCTGGACCATCACGACGTCCGCTTCCTCGAAGACGACTGGGAAGCTCCCACGCTGGGCGCGTGGGGTGTGGGCTGGCAGGTGTTCCTGGACGGTCAGGAGATCACCCAGTTCACCTACTTCCAGCAGATGGGAGGGCTCGATCTGGATCTCATCTCGGTCGAGTTGACCTACGGCCTGGAACGGCTGGCCATGTTCCTGCAGCGCAAGGCGTCGGTATTCGATCTGACCTGGGCTCCCGGCGTGACCTATGGGTCGCTCCGCCGCGAGGAGGAGCGGCAGCACTCGGCCTACGGATTTGAGCACGGGGATGCCACAATGCTGCGTGCCCTGTTCGAGGCGCATGAGGCCGACGCCCGCCGTCTGCTCGATATCCCGTTGGTCCTGCCGGCTTACGATGCGGTGCTCAAGTGCTCCCATCTTTTCAACCTGCTCGACGCCCGGGGCGCGGTTGGGGTGGCCCAGCGCGTCGAGCTGATGAGCCGGACGCGCGCGCTGGCCCGGGCATGCGCGTCCGTCTATCTGCGGCAGATCACGGCGGCAGACACGAAGGAGCCGAACGGTGAGTAG
- the recO gene encoding DNA repair protein RecO codes for MGLYKIEAVVLRRRNLGEADRLVTVLSRDRGKLVLVARGARRPRSRLGGRLEPPTRFRALVAEGRTLDVVSQVEVLDAHAALRNDLERMGYAAVVLEMADRALAERHPHPDVYGLLRDALTLLGGGHECAGLWFAARLLALTGHRPTVSRCPACGQRVRGAAAWSNVLGGCVHAACGSADPRAIPVGAAALALLRFLLDAQPSAVRRLVPPSVVRSAVAGLLFGYAEACWETRLRSPAVVRALSVV; via the coding sequence ATGGGGCTTTACAAGATAGAGGCCGTCGTCCTGCGCCGTCGCAACCTGGGGGAGGCGGACCGGCTCGTTACGGTTCTTTCCCGGGACCGGGGCAAGCTTGTGCTCGTGGCCAGGGGCGCGCGGCGTCCCCGCAGCCGGCTGGGCGGCCGCCTGGAGCCTCCGACGCGGTTTCGCGCGCTGGTGGCAGAAGGCCGTACGCTCGACGTGGTCTCCCAGGTGGAGGTGCTCGATGCCCATGCCGCTCTCCGGAACGATCTCGAACGCATGGGCTACGCAGCCGTGGTGCTTGAGATGGCGGACCGCGCCCTGGCGGAGAGGCACCCGCACCCCGACGTCTACGGGCTGCTGCGCGACGCCCTGACCCTGCTGGGAGGCGGCCACGAGTGCGCCGGTTTGTGGTTTGCCGCCAGGCTGCTCGCACTCACAGGCCACCGTCCCACGGTGAGTCGCTGCCCGGCCTGCGGCCAGCGTGTACGCGGCGCCGCCGCCTGGAGCAATGTGCTGGGTGGGTGCGTGCACGCCGCCTGCGGATCCGCGGATCCCCGCGCGATCCCGGTAGGGGCAGCTGCGCTGGCCCTTCTGCGGTTCCTGCTCGATGCGCAGCCGTCTGCGGTCCGCCGCCTGGTGCCCCCCTCCGTGGTGCGGTCCGCTGTGGCCGGGCTGCTATTTGGCTACGCGGAGGCGTGTTGGGAGACCCGATTGCGATCTCCCGCGGTCGTTCGAGCGCTCTCTGTGGTATAG